The region GAGGGCGGTGAAATGCGAGTGCGGTGGGCGTGACTTACCGATGGATGCCTGACATTTCACAGGTATATTGGCCGCCGCTGAAGTGATCAGAAAACATCCTGTAGAAGTTCAGAAAGCGCTGGTAAGATTGCGACTAGATCTGTGACAGTAGCACCTGTCAAAACTCCCTTTGTATTGCAGGTCCAGTCATGTTTGCAGTCCGATTCAGCGCTTACTATTGATGAGGTAAATAAATAACCAGCTCCAGTATGGGGCACTTGTCAGATAAAATATGTCTTTGCAGAAAGCAAGGTCCTGCGGCTTATGTCCTGAGGAGCTAAAAGCTGCGTATGAAGCTTCCAAGTGTCTGGTCTCGTAAGTGAGGTGCCAAATATTGGACAAGTACGTTACACTGACGCTTCTTTTTGTCGCATAAATAGGGCGCTGCGGTTCCTGAAAGAGGCTCCCGCGATATCCCTCATTGAAGACATGTGCCTGGACGCCGACGTTAATACGCTGTTGAAGACGGTGGCATCATCGAATGTACGAGCCTTAAATTTTGCTCTCGCGTGAAAGCCTTTGTACTTTGCTTGGACGGAGCGGTTGCGCATTTTTGTCACGGGCTACAGCATGAAGTTGCTTCATAACCCCCAAGACATTCGTCGATTTTATCGCATGAAATTAACGCTGACACAGACGTTGGCTTGTGTCAGTAGCCAACCCAGGATCTCTATCAGGGGGGTTTGAGTttttgtggtggtggtgggggggagagagagcaagcactttgcataatatatATGCAATTTCcgtgctttagccagaggaatccaacagcaaataaaatgcctaataattataatatgacaccaaggatgatgacgtttatttcttcagcgttttactcaaagtaatttaaaagtgaatgaataaacacaatacagtgatagagtgtttttgttaatcaggaaaattcgacctcaagccacctcctgaattgtaatgacaatgtgaacagagcactgaaggtacaggTTGGATAGGTGGGCCTGGACGCgtggggggttaactcggcctcagggggtcAGACCTCAGGACAGGTTCCGATTATACGGCAAAGCGCAGTACTTCTCACAACAAATGAGTTGAGGTGCAAGCACTatgttggttctttattctatgatggGCGCAGCGAAGGCAGACTCGCAGCCGAAGACAAATTTAGGCAAACTGCTTGGGGCTTTTTACCTTGATCTCCTTTCATAGCTTTTTGCTTATGGAAACAGTCGACAGATGGTATGCTAGTTTGGCAGGATGGTGCTTATTGAAACTGCTCCAATTTTTAAATACAATTGAATGAAAAGCTTTTACAAAATGTGTATTTTTTAGTTTTCACAGACCAGTCAACTTCAGCCAGTCATTTGACACTGAAGTATTGTCTCATTGGAGATCTGAATGAGAATCTGACCAAGGGTGCAGCATTTTGAACAATGTACCTGCAACACTTTTGTGCAGCGAGGTTACGTGGAAAAAATGTCAACATTGAATTCGATTTTAAACTTTTATGGTGTTTAGGTCAGTCCTATCATTCATCAGTACTCACAGCCCATCTTGGTCAGACTGAATAACCTGTACATTTGCACTGGCTATTACAGATAACAATGAGCAATTATGGATTTATGGAAGTCATGTTTGTGTGCAAGAGTTGTACAAGACATTTGCCGTAACGAGGACATGCCCAAATTGGAAGACGCATAGACAGTAAATACCAATTAGGCCAAGAAACTTTTGATGCATTATATGAGATGCAAGGGGtctgcagcagctaaacgtccaAGAACCAGAGGTCATTGTTTATGTCGTAACCAATGCTTAGAAAAAACAGCCGTGCAACAACTTTGCATCTTGTCATTCAGATTTGCCAGGTCCACTCTTAACAATTCTCGGAAGGCTTAATTAGAGCCACAGCATTGGATATAAAGTTTTACTTGTTTCAATCATTGCAACACTGATAAGAACATGTGCAGAAATTATACAATCAGCAGCTTGCCTATTTGTGAGCTCTTGTAGATATGAGAAAATGCAAGTTTGCTTCTTGGCAGTGATACCAGTTTTTTTTCCCCCACAGGTTGGGAAGCAAGTTGGACCTTTGGGGAAGGTAATTAAAGGCTGGAAATCTGAGAGCCATCTACTTACCATTTTGCATGCAAATTTCAGCTGGTCAATGTTGAATGGAAGGTAGGTGTTGCAGCTATGTCTGATCTCTGCAAGAACCTCAACTCGCCTTTTGTCATGCTCGAGCTAACTTTGGAAGATTCTACCAGCAACCGGTCTCGTCACACTATTGAACTTACAGTCCCAGAATTCCAGGTATGTGAAGTGTAACACCTGGAAGGCTTTCTGTCACATACTTCTAATTCTATTCCAGAAATTTGCATCGACAATGCAAGAGCTTCATGGCGTTATGTCAACTATGTAAATAAAGAGGTCTTCACACACTTGCCTGGGAAATCTCTTTACTGTTCAATCGAAGTGAAAAATGGTAAAAGCAAGTGAATGAAGTGCTTGTGATACACAACATGCTGTTCACGTGAATTAAGACGTTCAATGTCATTTGTAATATACtctttcaaaacaaataataaaacagatgccatacacacacacaggcaGTGATAACCCAGTTATGAAAAATGTTGTAGTGAACACTCATAGGCGTGAGCTGTTCATCAGTTTTCAACACAGTCACCTT is a window of Dermacentor silvarum isolate Dsil-2018 chromosome 4, BIME_Dsil_1.4, whole genome shotgun sequence DNA encoding:
- the LOC119449447 gene encoding uncharacterized protein LOC119449447; this translates as MAKITKGILAAAEVIRKHPVEVQKALVQSCLQSDSALTIDEKARSCGLCPEELKAAYEASKCLVSALRFLKEAPAISLIEDMCLDADVNTLLKTVASSNVGKQVGPLGKLVNVEWKVGVAAMSDLCKNLNSPFVMLELTLEDSTSNRSRHTIELTVPEFQKFASTMQELHGVMSTM